The following DNA comes from Methanothrix sp..
CTCTTTTGGTGGTTCAACCTGTTATTAAGCGTCCAAATTACTTAATACTTGCGATATGTATTTGAATTCATGATTTAGACATATCCCAAAGTTTAATCCAAAAATATCCGGAATTTATAGGTTAATTTTAAATCTAGCAAGAGTGAAGCCTTAAGTTGAAATGGATTTCGCAGAGGGATAATCTTTATCTTCCAGCAGATTCTCAGATCAGCTGATGAAGCGCAGGCTGAATTTCCAGACTATCTCCTGGTTTAGAGATTTATATATACGAAACTTGCTTAACCTTGATCCCAAATATCAGAGAAGAAGCGTGTGGACGCAAGAATATAAAGATAATTTTATAGATACAATTCTCCTCGAATATCCATCTCCTTCGATCTTCCTTTATGAAGAAATTGATTCAAATGGGCACGCTAAATATAATGTGGTCGATGGAAAGCAACGCCTTACAACCGTTTTTGAGTTTGTTGAGGATAGATTTCCCGTTAGTGATGTCGCTGGTAAAAAGAGCTTTCGCGGAAAATATTTCTCTAATTTAGATATTGAGGATAAGGTCAATTTCTGGAATTATTTGTTTTCTGTTGAATACATCCCCACCAATCAAGAGGAGATAATCAACGACATATTTAATCGGATTAACCGTAATGTGGCCAAGCTTACGTCTCAAGAACTGAGACATGCTCGCTTCAGTGGAGATTTTATCAGAACAGCTGAAGACTTGACCGAGTTTATGTCTACAAGATTGCCTCAAAACTTCCCACGGTTCGACGCGAAATCTAAGCGTCAGATGAAAGATGTGGAATTAACAGCTCATTTGCTTTTGCTTCTCGAAGAGGGACCAAAGGGATATTCTCAGGACGACTTGGATAAAGCTTTCGCGGAGAAGGATATGTCTTGGAACTCAAGGCAAGAAATAGAATCCGAATTCAGAGAAGTTATTGATATTATTAATAAAGTAGTCGAAGATCAAGATTATGGTGCCGATCTACAAAGATCAAGATACCATAATCAGGCAGATTTCTACTCGCTATTTGGTGCAATTGCACTATTGAATAGAGAGGGCAAGTTGCCTGAGTCAAATAAGTTAGCTGGAAACTTAACTAAATTTGTGAATATAGTCGGAAACGAAGAAGAACGTCTTAAGGACGAAAATGCGAAAAGATATTATGAAGCAACAAGGGCCGCCTCAAATGACAGTGGTCCCAGAAAAGATAGAATCGATATAATTAAAAATATTATTTTGTTAAATGTAACATGATAATCCCTTCACGTTTGCAGCAGCAGTTTAATTATATATCTCCTTATCTTAAACACACCAGCAAAACAGTTGATACAACAGTATCTACTTTTTGCAGTAAATCTGGATTTGCATATATTAATCGCATAAAGACATTAGATTCGTTAGCAGAAAAAATCGAGACCGGTCGATTCGAGAGATGGTCCGATATTGATGATTTGTTTGCATGCACTATAATTATTCCTAACCTCAGCTATGAAGAGAATGTTATAAAATTCCTAAAAACCACTTTTTGCGAGGTTCATCTTAAACGAAGAGGGACTACACTAAAGGCTCCAGATGTTTTCAGGTTTGATTCTACGAGATTCATCGGCAAATTAATTTCTAGGGAAGGCGACGAAAATAATCCAATATTCAATATTAAATTTGAGATTCAAATTCGCACGGCGTTTGAACATGCCTGGATTGCAGCTACGCATCCGTTAATATATAAGAGCGAAAAAATTGATTGGAAACGCTACAGACTGGCCGCTCAGCTTAAAGCAGTTGTTGAACAGATGGACATGCTTGTGATGGGTTTTGATCAAGCATCAGAATTCATTTCAGAAAACGCATGGCCAGAGGTAGAGGCAAAACAAACAATAATAGAGCAAATCAAGAATGCTTTTTTGAAAAATCAACTCCCGAAGGAACTCGAACCAAAGGATTGGACACGATTCAGTGACAATATTTACAACATGCTCATTGCAACGAATGAAGCTCAGGAGATGAACCCAATCAAGCGACATAGATATGTTAAGGCCGGTTTAAAGATCATTATCAAAGAGCTTGATGAACTCAAGCCACCTCAAGTTCCTATAAGCATATCTCTTGTCCAATTAATTTTTGGTATTTTATCAAAACATAAGTTCTTAAAACCACCACTTGGCGGTTACATTCCCATAATAACTAATGAATTATTAATCTTTTACCCTTCAGTAAAGGTGTTTGAAAAGTCCTTCCTTTTTGAAAATTGACGACTTAAGTCGCCCTTTTCAATATGGCATTTGCCGTTGTCTTCGCCTCCCTGGATTTAACTTCAGCAGAAACAGCTCATCAAGCCCTTTTCCCTCCCCAGGGGATGAGATTATTGCGATCCTTTCTGCCATTCCAATAGTGGCCATCTATATTAAAATCAAACTGCGCGCGGCCACCCCGCCCTAAAGGGACGGGGTATGCTTCGGGCCGCGCGCTGCCGTTCTCCGGAATTCAGAAATCATCCAGTCTTCGTTGACCTGAAGCCCTTGACTTGAAAAATCGGACCTCTGTTACAGCTTTTCCTTGAGACTCCCTAATATAGTGCGCAATTGTGTCAGCAGTTACATTTCCTACAGAACGAAAAAATTTGCCGCTTGACCATAGATTTCCACCCCAATAGCGTTTTTCAATTCAAGATGAAGCCTGAACAATCAATAAGAACTGCATCCTTTCAAGTATTGAACAAATCTTGATAGAGATATGCTTGGCTGGAATTCCAGGAACAAGTGAACGTGATCCTCTACAATTTCCATTGCATGAATCTTGTAGCCTTACTCCATGTAAATATTTCTAAGGATCAACTTGCAATCCTTTTTAACTTGCCTATCGTAGAATATTCTGTATCGGTACTTAGGCACCAGTACGATGTGGTAGGTTATCTGACCATAGCCATGGCTAAAACTGCACAACTCCAAGCTTATCACATCCTAGCCATAGGTGGCTGGCACCACCTGTGGCTAAGGTGCTTAAAGGCCTCATTTTAAAAGAAGGGACGGTTTATTGAATTAGATAGCAGAAAAGAAGAGGCGAGGGTTCACTTCATCCCCGACCTGAAGGTCGGGGTATTCGCGACCCTCTGCACACCCGTTGTAATAAAAACGTTATCAGTTATAATTCTATCCATGGCAACTGCTCCTTCATCCTTCGCATTGCCTGGCATACTCCTTCGCCCAGTAGGTGATGATCATATCCGCCCCCGCCCTCTTTATGCACATCAACGACTCCAGAAAGGCGGCCCGCTCATCCAGCCACCCCCTCTCGGCGGCGGCCTGGATCATGGAGTACTCGCCCGATACCTGATAGGCACAGGTGGGCATGCCGAACATCTCCTTTACCGCCCGCAGCACATCCAGATAGGGCATGGCCGGCTTTATCATCACCATATCCGCCCCCTCCTCGATATCCAGCTGCACCTCCCAGAGGGCTTCGGCAAAGTTGGCCGGGTCCATCTGATATCCCCGCCTGTCGCCAAAAGCGAAGCCCGACTGGGCCGCCTCCCGGAAGGGGCCGTAGAAGGTAGAGGCATACTTGGCGGAATAAGAGAGGATGGGAGTATCAGCAAATCCCTCCCAATCCAAAGAGGTGCGAATGGCCCGCACCATATGATCCATCATCCCGCTGGGGGCGACGATATCCGCCCCCGCCTGGGCCTGGCTCACAGCCACCTCGCCGAGCAGGGGAAGGGTCTCATCATTTAGCACCCTCTCTCCCTGGACCAGACCACAGTGGCCGTGGCTGGTGTACTCACACAGGCACAGATCAGTGATGACCACCAGATCGGTGCACTCCTTGATCGCCCGCACCGCCTTTTGGATCACACCCTCGGGATCGGCGGCAGCAGAGCCCATCTCATCCTTGAAGGAGGGCAGACCGAAGAGGAGCACCGCCGGCACTCCCAGATCCTCCAGCGCCCCCGCCTCATTGGCTGCACTCTCAATGCTCTGATGATACTGACCAGGCATGGATTCTATCATCCTCGGCCCGGATATCCTCTCAT
Coding sequences within:
- a CDS encoding DUF262 domain-containing protein, with amino-acid sequence MKRRLNFQTISWFRDLYIRNLLNLDPKYQRRSVWTQEYKDNFIDTILLEYPSPSIFLYEEIDSNGHAKYNVVDGKQRLTTVFEFVEDRFPVSDVAGKKSFRGKYFSNLDIEDKVNFWNYLFSVEYIPTNQEEIINDIFNRINRNVAKLTSQELRHARFSGDFIRTAEDLTEFMSTRLPQNFPRFDAKSKRQMKDVELTAHLLLLLEEGPKGYSQDDLDKAFAEKDMSWNSRQEIESEFREVIDIINKVVEDQDYGADLQRSRYHNQADFYSLFGAIALLNREGKLPESNKLAGNLTKFVNIVGNEEERLKDENAKRYYEATRAASNDSGPRKDRIDIIKNIILLNVT
- the hemB gene encoding porphobilinogen synthase encodes the protein MRRMRRLRVPGIREMVRETDLGLQDLIQPIFVDERISGPRMIESMPGQYHQSIESAANEAGALEDLGVPAVLLFGLPSFKDEMGSAAADPEGVIQKAVRAIKECTDLVVITDLCLCEYTSHGHCGLVQGERVLNDETLPLLGEVAVSQAQAGADIVAPSGMMDHMVRAIRTSLDWEGFADTPILSYSAKYASTFYGPFREAAQSGFAFGDRRGYQMDPANFAEALWEVQLDIEEGADMVMIKPAMPYLDVLRAVKEMFGMPTCAYQVSGEYSMIQAAAERGWLDERAAFLESLMCIKRAGADMIITYWAKEYARQCEG